In one window of Alphaproteobacteria bacterium DNA:
- a CDS encoding flavin reductase family protein produces MFYDDPKKHNLRHNPFKALVAPRPIAWVSTMDGNGVLNLAPFSYFNAVADSPPMVFFAPNGPRPRGGAKDTLNNIEESNEFVVNLCSWELREAMNKSSAHVDPGVDEFALAGVTPADCVHVKAPRVKEAPASLECRFLTRISMPSSNPVSRNTMIIGEVVGVHIDDRIIEDGMVNTAAYHPLARHGYMDYSATQTVFEMLRPED; encoded by the coding sequence ATGTTTTACGATGACCCCAAGAAGCATAACCTGCGGCACAACCCGTTCAAGGCGCTGGTCGCGCCGCGCCCGATCGCCTGGGTCAGCACCATGGACGGCAATGGCGTGCTGAACCTGGCGCCGTTCAGCTATTTCAACGCGGTGGCGGACAGCCCGCCGATGGTGTTCTTCGCGCCGAACGGTCCCCGGCCCAGGGGCGGCGCGAAAGACACGCTGAACAATATCGAGGAAAGCAACGAATTCGTCGTCAATCTGTGCAGTTGGGAGCTGCGCGAGGCGATGAACAAATCCTCGGCGCATGTCGACCCCGGCGTGGATGAATTCGCGCTGGCCGGCGTGACGCCCGCCGATTGCGTGCATGTGAAGGCGCCGCGCGTGAAGGAAGCGCCGGCGAGCCTGGAATGCCGGTTCCTGACCCGCATCAGCATGCCGAGTTCCAACCCGGTATCGCGCAATACGATGATCATCGGCGAGGTGGTCGGCGTCCATATCGACGACCGGATCATCGAGGACGGGATGGTCAACACCGCCGCCTACCATCCGCTGGCCCGGCACGGCTACATGGATTACAGCGCGACCCAAACGGTCTTCGAAATGCTGCGGCCCGAAGATTGA
- a CDS encoding carboxymuconolactone decarboxylase family protein, which yields MTTREELRQKGAAIREKLGFVGTSNIGTLAPGLEQLTEEMVFGSVWARPHLALEDRMLAVLAALMSQQRLPQLKRYISGALNIGVPARTIQEVFVHCALYNGFPAMLNALIVAKEAFEAAGVTVPETEMPNLDAEALMGLGVETMNKLHGDRAQKGYAAPDHPVTSQLYPTAIAYGYGDIWGRPDLDHRQRGICAVAAFTAIDFLPQVAKFGQAAMNAGVTKQQVIETIIQTGPYTGFPRALNALVAFSEAVG from the coding sequence ATGACCACACGGGAAGAACTGCGGCAGAAGGGCGCCGCCATCCGCGAGAAACTGGGATTTGTCGGTACCAGCAATATCGGCACGCTGGCGCCGGGGCTGGAGCAGTTGACCGAGGAAATGGTGTTCGGGTCGGTCTGGGCGCGCCCGCACCTGGCGCTGGAAGACCGGATGCTGGCGGTGCTCGCCGCCCTGATGTCGCAGCAGCGGCTGCCGCAGTTGAAGCGCTATATTTCCGGGGCGCTGAACATCGGCGTACCTGCGCGGACGATCCAGGAGGTCTTCGTGCATTGCGCGCTGTATAACGGCTTTCCGGCGATGCTGAATGCGCTGATCGTGGCGAAGGAAGCCTTCGAGGCCGCCGGCGTCACGGTGCCCGAAACGGAAATGCCGAATCTCGATGCGGAGGCGCTGATGGGCCTTGGCGTCGAGACAATGAACAAGCTGCATGGCGACCGGGCGCAGAAGGGTTACGCCGCGCCGGACCACCCGGTGACCTCGCAACTCTATCCGACGGCGATTGCCTACGGCTACGGGGATATCTGGGGGCGGCCGGACCTCGACCACCGGCAGCGCGGAATCTGCGCCGTCGCCGCCTTTACCGCCATCGATTTCCTGCCGCAGGTGGCAAAATTCGGCCAGGCAGCCATGAATGCGGGGGTCACGAAACAGCAGGTGATCGAAACCATCATCCAGACCGGGCCCTATACCGGCTTTCCGCGCGCCCTGAACGCGCTGGTCGCCTTCAGCGAGGCAGTGGGCTGA
- a CDS encoding SDR family oxidoreductase, with protein MDLGLRGKKAIVTGGTRGIGRAIAETLAAEGCAVATCARDGAAVDKIVKALAAKGVKATGRAVDVTDTEATAKWVGDAAAELGGIDIVIANVSALAGGAGEDAWRRMMEVDMLGTVRVAEAALPWLEKSDAASFVSISSTAALESSQGIRAYSGMKAAIIAYMANASNAWAELGIRANTVSPGNVFFEGGVWDIRRKESPELFQASLEHNPLGRMATPQEVANAVVFLASPAASFITGVNLVVDGAMTRRIQY; from the coding sequence ATGGATCTCGGACTCAGGGGCAAAAAGGCGATTGTGACGGGCGGGACGCGGGGTATCGGCCGCGCCATCGCCGAAACACTGGCGGCGGAAGGCTGCGCCGTCGCCACCTGCGCCCGCGACGGCGCGGCGGTGGACAAAATTGTAAAGGCGCTGGCGGCGAAGGGCGTGAAGGCGACGGGCCGCGCCGTCGATGTGACCGACACCGAAGCCACCGCAAAATGGGTCGGGGATGCCGCCGCCGAACTGGGCGGGATCGATATCGTGATCGCCAATGTGAGCGCGCTGGCCGGCGGCGCGGGGGAAGACGCCTGGCGCCGCATGATGGAAGTGGACATGCTGGGCACGGTCCGTGTCGCCGAAGCGGCGCTGCCCTGGCTGGAAAAATCGGACGCGGCTTCGTTCGTATCCATTTCCAGCACCGCGGCGCTGGAATCCTCGCAGGGTATCCGCGCCTACAGCGGCATGAAGGCCGCGATCATCGCCTATATGGCCAATGCCTCGAATGCCTGGGCCGAACTGGGCATCCGCGCCAATACGGTGTCGCCGGGCAATGTCTTTTTCGAGGGCGGCGTCTGGGACATCCGCAGGAAGGAAAGCCCGGAACTGTTCCAGGCCAGCCTGGAACACAACCCGCTGGGCCGCATGGCGACCCCGCAGGAAGTCGCCAACGCGGTCGTCTTTCTGGCCAGCCCGGCGGCCAGCTTCATCACCGGCGTCAACCTCGTGGTCGACGGCGCGATGACCCGGCGCATCCAGTACTGA
- a CDS encoding CoA transferase, which produces MIDKTEQRPGALSGVTVLDFTRVLAGPYCTMQLGDLGAEIVKVENPKGGDDSRAFRPPAKGDESSYFLAINRNKKSIALNMASPEGRQVARDLADRADVVVENFSAGIMQRFGLDYDSLTPTNPGVIYCSISGYGRDGPFAARAGYDPVIQAESGLMAVTGDPAGEPMRMGVSLIDIFAGMFASQAILGALYSRKVSGRGQRIDVPLFDSASAVMIPYASGYLTAGVDATRFGNSSPVAQPVGTYSAADGPFMLTVAGDAVFRKLCLTVLKRPDLPGNPEFATNEGRVNNKDRLNEILNGLFAGDDRGNWIAAMRAAGVPAGPIRTIAEAMQSEEMTTSGLIRQAPHASLGAVPVVGSPMRLGGTPVRDPAGAPVLGQHSREILRDMLGYDDDRVAALAAAGTILLST; this is translated from the coding sequence ATGATCGACAAAACGGAACAACGACCCGGCGCGCTTTCCGGCGTCACCGTGCTGGATTTCACCCGCGTCCTTGCCGGCCCCTATTGCACCATGCAACTGGGTGACCTGGGCGCGGAAATCGTCAAGGTCGAGAATCCGAAAGGCGGCGATGACAGCCGCGCCTTCCGGCCGCCGGCCAAGGGCGATGAATCGAGCTATTTCCTGGCCATCAACCGCAACAAGAAAAGCATCGCCCTGAACATGGCTTCGCCGGAAGGCCGGCAGGTGGCGCGGGACCTTGCCGACCGCGCCGATGTGGTGGTGGAGAATTTCAGCGCCGGGATCATGCAGCGCTTCGGGCTGGACTACGACAGCCTGACGCCGACCAACCCCGGCGTGATCTATTGTTCGATTTCCGGTTATGGCCGCGACGGGCCCTTCGCCGCGCGGGCGGGGTACGATCCGGTGATCCAGGCGGAAAGCGGGTTGATGGCGGTCACCGGCGATCCGGCGGGCGAACCGATGCGGATGGGCGTGTCGCTGATCGACATCTTCGCCGGGATGTTTGCATCGCAGGCGATCCTCGGCGCGCTGTACAGCCGCAAGGTTTCGGGCAGGGGCCAGCGCATCGACGTGCCGCTGTTCGATTCCGCCAGCGCGGTAATGATCCCCTACGCCAGCGGCTACCTGACCGCCGGGGTGGACGCCACCCGATTTGGCAATTCCTCGCCGGTGGCGCAGCCGGTCGGCACGTACAGCGCCGCCGACGGCCCCTTCATGCTGACAGTCGCCGGCGATGCCGTCTTCCGAAAGCTCTGCCTGACAGTGCTGAAACGTCCCGACCTGCCGGGCAACCCCGAATTCGCCACCAATGAAGGGCGGGTCAACAACAAGGACCGGCTGAACGAAATACTGAACGGGCTGTTCGCCGGCGATGATCGCGGCAACTGGATCGCCGCCATGCGCGCCGCCGGCGTCCCGGCGGGACCGATCCGCACGATTGCCGAAGCCATGCAATCGGAAGAAATGACGACCAGCGGGCTGATCAGGCAGGCGCCGCATGCGAGCCTCGGCGCCGTGCCGGTCGTGGGATCGCCGATGCGGCTGGGCGGCACGCCGGTCCGCGACCCGGCGGGGGCGCCGGTGCTGGGCCAGCATTCGCGGGAGATATTGCGGGATATGCTGGGCTATGACGACGACCGGGTCGCCGCGCTGGCGGCGGCGGGCACGATCCTTCTATCCACTTAA
- a CDS encoding MerR family transcriptional regulator: MATIGEASRRSGVKIETIRYYEREGVTPAPDRTATGRRVYTENGVSVLVFVKRCRDMGFSLSDARALLALRNATDDQCDEVRSISERHIADVRNRIVALRQLEAALEALVSECRKGHTACPALEELFTG, encoded by the coding sequence ATGGCGACAATAGGCGAGGCATCCAGGCGCAGCGGAGTCAAGATTGAAACGATCCGCTATTACGAGCGGGAAGGCGTTACGCCAGCCCCCGACCGAACCGCAACGGGTCGCCGGGTCTACACGGAAAACGGGGTCTCGGTTCTGGTGTTTGTCAAACGGTGCCGTGACATGGGTTTTTCCCTGTCCGATGCGCGCGCATTATTGGCGTTGCGGAACGCAACAGACGACCAGTGCGACGAGGTTCGGTCGATATCCGAACGGCATATCGCGGATGTGCGCAATCGGATAGTAGCGCTGCGGCAACTGGAGGCAGCGCTGGAAGCGCTGGTTTCGGAATGCCGCAAAGGGCATACCGCATGCCCGGCCCTGGAAGAGCTCTTCACCGGCTGA
- the merF gene encoding mercury resistance system transport protein MerF, with product MTNKSLLRLGVIGAMVTALCCFTPLLVIVLGAVGLSSVLGMLDAVLLPLLGIFLFITGYALWKRRRVS from the coding sequence ATGACGAATAAATCACTCCTCCGCCTGGGCGTTATCGGCGCCATGGTCACGGCGCTGTGCTGTTTCACGCCGCTGCTGGTCATTGTCCTTGGCGCCGTGGGGCTGTCCTCGGTGCTGGGGATGCTGGATGCGGTCCTGCTGCCGCTGCTTGGAATATTCCTTTTCATTACCGGATATGCGCTATGGAAACGTCGCCGCGTGAGCTAA
- a CDS encoding GDCCVxC domain-containing (seleno)protein, giving the protein METSPRELTLQSDITCPECGHTETETMPTDTCQWFYDCKGCATVLKPNRGDCCVFCSYGTVPCPPIQARKNCGG; this is encoded by the coding sequence ATGGAAACGTCGCCGCGTGAGCTAACCCTGCAATCGGATATCACCTGCCCCGAATGCGGGCATACCGAAACGGAAACCATGCCGACCGATACGTGCCAGTGGTTCTATGACTGCAAGGGCTGCGCTACAGTACTCAAGCCAAATCGGGGCGATTGTTGCGTGTTCTGTTCCTACGGCACGGTGCCCTGCCCACCGATCCAGGCCCGGAAAAATTGCGGCGGGTAA
- a CDS encoding NAD(P)/FAD-dependent oxidoreductase: MSALQEEQASERPEDDLDYDAVIVGAGISGLYQLHLLRQLGMRVRVFESGTGVGGTWYWNRYPGARFDSESYSYGYSFSQELLDEWDWTEHFSPQPETLRYLNYVADKFDLRRDIQFSSRVTATHYDDATSSWDVILEDGSRHRTRFLVMAIGPLSMPTMPRVPGIEDFEGPSFHTARWPHEPVSFEGKRVAVIGTGATGVQTIQEVAKTVGHLTVFQRRPNWCTPLHNRPIDKAEMQRIREGYPELFRRCRETFACFVHTIDPRGTFEVTPEERRAFWEKLYASPGFGIWQGNFRDILTDRDANRELSDFVAEKIRERVKDPKTAAMLIPDDHGFGTRRVPQESGYYEVYNQPNVELVSILDTPIERITAKGLRTSEKDYEFDLIIYATGFDAITGSFDHIDIRGSNGLPLKRKWAGGPQTFVGVMVENFPNMFMVMGPHTALGNIPRSIEYNVEWIQRLIRFMRERGLTRADATAEAMAEWTGFVREKAEGLLSNEIDSWMTGVNQNVEGKQTRILARYSGSAPDYRKRCDAVAEGGFRELTLS, encoded by the coding sequence ATGAGCGCCCTGCAGGAAGAACAGGCCAGCGAAAGGCCGGAAGACGACCTGGACTACGACGCCGTCATTGTCGGTGCGGGTATTTCCGGCCTGTACCAGCTGCATCTGCTGCGCCAGCTGGGCATGCGGGTGCGGGTGTTCGAGTCGGGCACCGGTGTCGGCGGCACCTGGTACTGGAACCGTTATCCCGGCGCACGGTTCGATTCCGAAAGCTATTCCTATGGCTATTCCTTTTCCCAGGAACTGCTGGATGAATGGGACTGGACCGAGCATTTTTCGCCGCAGCCGGAAACCCTGCGCTATCTCAATTATGTCGCGGACAAGTTCGACCTGCGCCGCGACATACAGTTTTCCAGCCGCGTGACCGCCACCCATTACGACGACGCCACCAGCAGCTGGGACGTCATCCTGGAGGACGGCAGCCGCCACCGGACGCGGTTCCTGGTCATGGCGATCGGGCCGCTGTCGATGCCGACCATGCCGCGCGTCCCGGGGATCGAGGATTTCGAGGGGCCGTCCTTCCACACCGCGCGCTGGCCGCATGAACCCGTCAGTTTCGAAGGCAAGCGCGTCGCCGTCATCGGCACCGGCGCGACCGGGGTGCAGACCATTCAGGAAGTCGCCAAAACGGTCGGCCACCTGACCGTGTTCCAGCGCCGGCCCAACTGGTGCACGCCGCTGCACAACCGGCCCATCGACAAGGCCGAAATGCAGCGGATCCGAGAAGGATACCCGGAACTGTTCAGGCGCTGCCGGGAAACCTTTGCCTGCTTCGTCCATACGATCGACCCGCGCGGCACCTTCGAGGTGACGCCGGAAGAACGCCGGGCCTTCTGGGAAAAACTCTACGCCTCGCCCGGCTTCGGCATCTGGCAGGGCAATTTCCGCGATATCCTGACCGACCGGGACGCGAACCGGGAACTGTCCGATTTCGTCGCCGAAAAGATCCGCGAACGGGTGAAGGACCCGAAGACGGCGGCAATGCTGATCCCCGACGATCACGGTTTCGGGACGCGGCGCGTGCCGCAGGAATCCGGCTACTACGAGGTCTATAACCAGCCCAATGTGGAACTGGTGAGCATCCTGGACACGCCCATCGAGCGCATTACGGCGAAGGGGCTGCGGACCAGCGAGAAGGATTACGAATTCGATCTCATCATCTACGCTACCGGTTTCGATGCGATCACCGGCAGCTTCGACCATATCGATATCAGGGGGAGCAACGGGTTGCCACTGAAGCGGAAATGGGCCGGCGGCCCGCAGACCTTTGTCGGTGTCATGGTGGAAAACTTCCCCAACATGTTCATGGTGATGGGGCCGCATACGGCGCTGGGTAATATCCCGCGCAGCATCGAATACAATGTGGAATGGATCCAGCGCCTGATCCGCTTCATGCGCGAACGCGGACTGACCCGTGCGGATGCGACAGCCGAAGCGATGGCGGAATGGACCGGCTTCGTGCGGGAAAAGGCCGAGGGGCTGCTGTCCAACGAGATCGATTCCTGGATGACCGGCGTGAACCAGAATGTCGAGGGCAAGCAGACCCGCATCCTCGCCCGCTACAGCGGCAGCGCCCCGGATTACCGCAAACGGTGCGACGCGGTGGCCGAAGGCGGCTTCAGGGAACTGACGCTGTCGTAA